From the Cardiocondyla obscurior isolate alpha-2009 linkage group LG08, Cobs3.1, whole genome shotgun sequence genome, the window aaaaaaaaaaaagttaattagcGCGACCAATGGTCATTAACGCTCAAAAGGCAACGAAAGTGGGTGCGTTTAATTTACAAGTCGCCGGAACGCCGAAACGAAATTTCGGCCCACCTGAAGCGTTTTACCTCTCAAAAGGTATCAGCTGACAGACGTGTATTCTGAAATGCCTGTATTAGATTTCCATAAAGAGCCTCCGAAAGTCGGATGTTGACCCTTCGCAgttgaaaaaagagaaactcgTTACATGATGCCCGCGCGTATCACGAGCAGGACTTTTCTCCTCGCTTATATTAAGATGAACTTTCCACTTGCCGAGACGATAAAACAATGGCGACCCAGGTAAACACATAAATCACGTCGTAACGGTTTGTATTTTGACAAGAATTGCTCGGCGAATGAGTGTGTAAGTCTTATCTGATCTTCACCTTCGACGAATATATTCACCTTGACACCTGTTCGTCTAAATATGTCTTATAAAAACTGTTGCGGAGATCAATATCGACGTAAATCGCGAAGCCACACGTATGGGATTATAATTTCTAGAGCAAAacgaagaaaggaaaaaaaaaaaaagaaaaaaaaagttccacGATGTCCACGGACGAGACGAAGAAAGATTTAATGCACGAGTAATTTGATCGACTGCGATGAATATGAACTGCGATAATATGCTGTATTAGTCACGTGCCTCATTCAAGAGAACTgcaatttctctctttctcctctcgcgTTTATGCGTTACTATGGGCCACACTTACCTACTGATCCATATTACTCAAGCGGCGGTATACAAACGACCGCGAGAAACGTGAAGAATCAAATCTCCTGGAAAATCCGCCGATTTCcgattttgtaattaacattacGTTAGCATTAAATTTggtgatatttaaatttattaataacttataatttaaattatacgtggatatcaatttaatttaatttaatatcaattaattttaacggataataattatattaataacgcattaaattaaaataaattattaatataaatattattttaaatatttatgaatgcgtcgtttattttataaactcgatataaaatgtaattaatttgctcCGATTAAAGCGTTGCGTAAGATGATATCAGAGTGTGCAAAGTGACtgataatttagaaaaaaaaaaaaaattctttgttgGCTATTATATCTCGATTATACGCGCCATTCCGAAACGTCCGCCGCGAGTAGAATAAAATCACAGCCGGGCTTGGTGCAAGAGAGATCAAAGAGATTTCGTCAGAAAGGGAACACTCGCGGCCCGCGGCCAGAATAGAACGTTACACAGGTGTGCATCGTCGCTGTCGTCATTTAACCGATCGACTTTCACTGGCAGGTCTCTGAACTCACGCCGGCGGTCCCTCTCGCGAAGATCGTCTCTTCCGGTTCGTGAACTTGAAAACCGAACCGGCAGCACGAGGCTTCGAGCGTCTCCGGAATTCCGTTCGTTAGTAGAGATTCACGccggataattaaaatttacccgcgtgagaaaaaaaaaagagatgaaCCGGAAAGGCGGAACTGACTTAGATAAAGCTGGACAgatgttgaaataaatttatgcggTCTGATCGGTGGTGTTCGTTTGACGACACTGTGCGCATCAGGGATCCACTCGAACTGTACGAAAACGTGAGATGAAAGTGGCGCGAGGTTGAGAAATAAAGCGCGAAATATGAGCATTGAGAAAGTATCGTGAGGAGAGGAAACCGGAGATAAAGATGTACCAATTATCGTTCCGAATATACGAATTCTTCTCGGCAATGGTCCTGTAATTGGAACGAACGGAAATAACGTATTACCGCCGTGAATTAATCTCGTCACGACGTAAATAAGAAGTCGCTTCAACTCGCGGACGATTCCGACATGATTTATCTTCATTTCCCGATTgacggcgcgttttttttttccgcattactgcgtcttttttatttttgtcccTTCCTCCATCcgattaataatacattatatatagGCAATTCGTATAAACAGTATTGCTATGCAGAAGTTGTTTACGcggtataatatatttctttttgctcgTTAGTATCTTTGACATTTAGTCTGAGAATTCTGATTTGCATAGAAACTAGAAATTAAATACAGGTCTTCTTTCTTATATTCTTGgaacacgaaaaaaaaaaaaaatacataatgaaTATCTCGGACGGTTAAAAGAAGAAGTCTGGAAAGAAGACGGTTtttgttacataaatataGCGTAGTTTTCTCTTCCATTTAACATTTGCATCTAAATCCCGcgcaaaaatgcaaaaatatcttCACGCAGTTGCGCGTGcttttttctgttaaaaaaaaaaaaggttaaaagTTTCGATTTCGTTTTCGCCGGAAGTGAAGAAGGCGATTTCGGTCGGATATCGGCATAAGGTGCTTAAACGATACGAGGATCCAGTCGTCCCCCCTTTCTCCGGAAGGGTTAAACGCGGACGTCTGATGCCGCTGCGGAAGAAGACGGCGGCGGGCGCGAGAAGTAGGTCGGAGAGAAGTCTCGCTCATACGTCGATCGGGCCGCACGAGGAGCGGGCCCGTCAGTCTCGCCAAGATATTCCGGGAGTCAACAGGTGCCAGGGAGCCTCCGGAGTGTGCCCCCCTTTTATCCCCGTCGTCGTTCTCGTCTGTCGTTCGTCTGGAGGAACTGGAGCAAGGAATCGCGCCGCGGCGTTTTCTTAATTCACGACGACCCAACCGGCAAGAATTATCATGCGATCCTGAAGAGCGTACCTTCGTCTTCCCCTCGCGGGCCCTAGTGCATCCTCCACCGCGCCGTCcagtatttttttacttatcgcGGACTGGGAAATTCGGAACATAGCAACGATGGGGAAATGTCAGGTAAATATCTCtctcttcatttttatttttttttttcaatttttgtcattttaattgttaaaaatattaaagaagttaaaaatatGCGTAAGTCGCATCGAGAATTTAAGAGAACGTGATTCTCGTAGAAAGTTTTGTGTAAATAATTGAACGGCACATAATCACtgtgctgttttttttaaattttattccttaATGTAGAATATTTgttatcaattttgtaaaaaataaatctctaattagaaaatattcagTGTTCCGTAATAAAGGCTGTCTAcgttgaaaaattgtttttaataaggTCAGAATAAGCACTTCTTCATTGCATCGACAAGCGAGACGTACTTATTTTATACGGTACCTGCGAAATATGATTTCACTTGTTGAACTTTCACGAACGGGACGCTAATAGGAATCCGTAAGATTTATTAATCCCCAAAAGGTGCGGGTGGGCCGTCGCTTCCAACCTGAtcgcgtatacgtatatgcgGCTTATCTTCACTCACGATCGGCGCGATAACAAGCCGTAAACGATACCGACGGATTAATCTCGACCATCTCACGACGCCCGTGTTTAATCGATCGGCATGCATGACGAGATCCGATTAAGGTTGGGCTGCTTTCTGCATATCGGGCTTCCTAAAGGAACCTTTTGCGGTGTAAATCTATCAAAACCTGATATATTATAAGatatcgcaaataaaataaaaagcctATGCCGCTAAAGATCCATTACAGATAGccctaaatttttttctttatattagcACGATCTGGCCACTCTGAACCCGATAGATTAAAGCTCGGGGGGTTTCCGGACGAACGAACACGATGGTCATTgacaggagaaaaaaaaaatcataggCCCAAGATTAATTAATGTGCAATTAATGTCGACCTGCGAATTTTCTGGAGCGTAAACGCGAGTGACACGCATCAGCGTGTCACGCGTATCACGTTACGTTGCATATTTCAACGTCGCTTTAACGTggatcaaataaatttttttttacgtaaaaatatgaGCCTCcttattaagataaataataattaactaagTAGAAAATTTTGAGCATTAaactcaaattaaaaaaagaaaaaattagacTTTCTCCAACAAGTTAAAAACAATCTTATAAACCCCGAAGAAATAAtctaaaatacttttattattactacgATACATAATTGTAGATCGATTTTCTGTTCACATCCGCGTGAGGTTCCGATTTGTTCAAAACATATAATTTCCCCATGATTGAACTTTTATGTTTTATGCGCTCGTGAAAGCGTAATTTCTAatcaaatcaattaaattctcGTTTCTGTACGTGCGAAATggctgaaataaatttaacgtgCAATTTACTGACGAAATTAGTGCGCGTGACCGCCGGAGACGGGTCTGTCAAGTAATGTATCGGCATCTCGTGTCAATAGTTGACAATCGAAAGTCACCAGGCCGGAAAAAGTGGATCGTTTTGCGATATGTGCCCGCTTGCCGGACATATACGCGCGCCCAAGTCGTAGGCGAGTTAACGCACGCGCGTGTTTCACGCAAAACGTGCACGGGGAAAGCATGTCGTTCCATTTCACTTGCCGATGGAGCGCGCACGGTCCAGAGCCACCTTtcacgattttatttcattttatccgctttttgcgcgcgcgagcgcgagcgcgattagaaagtatttttttttttctccctcccttctCGACGAACGTTCAAGTGCGCGTACTTCAGCGGCCGGATGTTCAGATGTTCTCTCGCTAACGGATACCTTGAGTGATTTCTAAAGGCAGCGCTTTGAACGATGACAGGCACCCAAAGTAACGCGACTAACTGCGCAcgttttgaataattaattaattgccgaTGCAGCCATCGATCCTCGAGGGGGACTCGAGTCCTGTTATCGATTTAACGATCCGTACGCTCGTATTTCTTCGTCGTCACGCCGTTATTATCCTGGTTTCGGCGCGACGTGGTTTTGTAATTTATGCAATGAGTCAGCTGCGAATTTACCGCGCGATTGTCAGCTGCGCGTAATTCCAATCAGGGGTAATCGCCGCGTTTGATAATAGAAAGTAACCCGCCGCCTCGGTTACTACATTGCTATTTTCTAATGCCGGGAAAGAATGCCGGCAATCTCGACGTTGgggttattaaatttctctcgACGCCGAATACGCCGGCGCGAGCTGCCGCTTTGATGACTCGGGGGCCCGACGCGTCCGTAGCGAATAAATCGAGATGCGTCGGACGAGGAATTTAAATCTCGGAGATGCGACTCGAGTATACCGCGGCTCGAATGTCGCTCGCTGACGTATTTATTTGCCGCGGGCGAGTCACGGGTTTCTAGGGACGCGTGAGGCCGACTTTCGAAAACCTTTTTCAAACTCATTTCGCATTCCGGTCGGTCTCCGTTTCCTCTTCAATCGTCGTCCCAGCGCAATCATGTACGCAATGTCAGATGCACACGCGAGGATTACAGAGTGCAGTATCTCGAATGGAGCATCGCGTCATCACGTGTCGCTCGAAATTATCAAACATTGTGATTTTACAGTTTCAGAAATTACATAACGATtttcatttcattttttattttattttaggtcgTCGCCCTTCTGCTTTTCGCGGCTATGGCACTCGGCACGTGCCACGGCGAGCTGCCCAAACCAACCTACACCAGAACGATGCTGAAGGTCTCTCGGAGTCTTCCGGGCGAAACGGAAGAGCTGAAAGTGCGAACGAGCGAGGGGAACCTAGCTACTCTGATCGTCAAGCGACGAGACAAGTCGTCGCTTAATGATTCGAAGCCTGTTCAAGAGGAAACCAGCTTTGCCGCTGAAGATAAACGAAATTTCTCGATAAGCGGACAGAATGAATCGGCGATCTACAACGAGAAGAACGAGACGAAGAGAAAGGACGAGGCTCGAAGACTCGAAAAAGCCCAAGTGGAACAGATTAGAGCGACGCTCTTCAGATCACCGGAAGCGAAAAGTGAAAAACCGGATGGAGATAGTAAAAAATCGATGGCTGAGAAAAGTCGACCTCTCAGCACAGTCGATTATGGTAATTGGACGCCGCTGGACGCGGAGGGAAGGGCTTTGAAGCAAGAGCAGtcggaggaagaagaggagtaTCGAAATTGGAAACCGTTGCGGACAAACTTAGACACCGCCGAGGAGAGAAATTACGGCAGGCTGGGCGAGGATAGAATCGACAGCGGTGTTCTGTTCGCTAGAAACTCTCAGGACCGGGCTCAGAGAAATTTTGACTTTAGCGATCAAAGATCTGCGAGCGACGGACTCCACTACATGTACGTACCTCATATAACGTCGACGAGAACGAACATCGGCGCCAACCTATCGAAAAACCGAGACAGCAAAACCGCGCTTCCGGAAGTGACGATCCGTTCGGAGATCAACGTGAAAGCCACGCCGAAGAGATCGCCTATGTCGATAGACATCGATGGTACGCCGGTGATTCACGGCACGAGAATGCCCGACGAGCCGATCGACAAAGTGCAAACCTGGAGAAACGCCcgagttattaataataagctGATTACTCATGAGAGTAGCTTGACCACAGATCCTCCTTTCGAGTCCTTTGGTGACAAAGCAGAGAAACAGAAATTCGAGAAATTCTTTAAAGACATTAATCGAAGGTAAGGAAAGAAGACTTAACAGTTAATggattgataaaaaattcaattctaatattattatatattagtGATCGATCGAGACCACCTTCTTCAGCTTtgattcaaataaatatttaaataattaaaattgttaatttttttaattaaataactctaacaattttctaatttcgttttgaatatttttgtagATACGGTCGCAATTACGACGAAGAAGCCCGTAACGTGTACTTCGAGTGGGACCCGAGAAATTACAAGAACGAGGCCCTGAAGGCCGAAGTGTACGAGCCGCGCAGCGATCACTATCGCGCGAGCGTCCACAAGAGGATGCTGCATCCGGACAACGCCGCTAGCTACTCGATATCCCAGCGTTACATTCCCGAGGGTCAAACTATCGCGCCGGTGGTGCTGAAATCCGGTGCCCGCGCGCCGGTTCTTCAGTACGCTCATCCAGAACTGGGCGTACAGCCGGCCAAGATCCTGAAGAACGAGAAACGCCGACCGGACAATTTCCCGGAGAGCCAGCACTCGTTTACCGAGCAGCGTCACAAGAAGAAATACGTACTGAACAACAAGAACATCGTGGACACTTATACCATGAAGAACTACTATCCGAATCAGCACTTCTACGGCGTGAAGCGGCCGTACGAGCCGCCCTTCTGGGTGAAAATCTCCGAAAATCTAAAGAATCAATTTTCCACTGGGGTGGAGAGGGTTTCGCAATTTACTAGGCCGGTGATCGACCCACTGGTGGAGGCCACGCACAAAATCTCGCAAAACCTCGGCCTGTCCAAGGGCAAGGAAGCTCAGAACAAGATCGATACGATAACGTCAGGCACGAGTATCCTGATACCGGCCCTAGGCCTCGTCGCGTCCGGCGCTGCACTCGGTATAGGAGCTGTCGCGGTCGGTCGATACCTAGACGTCGACGTGTTGAAGCGATCGAGCGCGGACGATGACGATCTGGAGCACAAGCGTGCACTGGAAGCCGGAAAGTATTTGGAAACGTTTGAGAACGAAGATCCAAGATCAAACGAGGCGACGCCGCGGACTCTATACGTTCTGCAAAACGTTCCTCGGGACGACAAGGCGAGGAACGACGTCGCGGATGCAGTGGAGGGCGACGGGGTGTTTCTGGTTCTGGAAGAGGACAAGCAGGACGCCGACAGGATCGAGAATCGTGAAAGCAAGCAGGCGGTGGATGAGGCGGATTATGTGGAAACCAAGAGACGCAGAAGAAGTCTCGATTACCTGGACGTCTTCACGAGGGACGCCGACGCGCGTAACCTAGTGCGCGGCAAGCGTTTTCAGAGAAAAGGGGCCGATTCTATTAGCGAGATCGTGGAAATTGA encodes:
- the LOC139104942 gene encoding uncharacterized protein; the protein is MGKCQVVALLLFAAMALGTCHGELPKPTYTRTMLKVSRSLPGETEELKVRTSEGNLATLIVKRRDKSSLNDSKPVQEETSFAAEDKRNFSISGQNESAIYNEKNETKRKDEARRLEKAQVEQIRATLFRSPEAKSEKPDGDSKKSMAEKSRPLSTVDYGNWTPLDAEGRALKQEQSEEEEEYRNWKPLRTNLDTAEERNYGRLGEDRIDSGVLFARNSQDRAQRNFDFSDQRSASDGLHYMYVPHITSTRTNIGANLSKNRDSKTALPEVTIRSEINVKATPKRSPMSIDIDGTPVIHGTRMPDEPIDKVQTWRNARVINNKLITHESSLTTDPPFESFGDKAEKQKFEKFFKDINRRYGRNYDEEARNVYFEWDPRNYKNEALKAEVYEPRSDHYRASVHKRMLHPDNAASYSISQRYIPEGQTIAPVVLKSGARAPVLQYAHPELGVQPAKILKNEKRRPDNFPESQHSFTEQRHKKKYVLNNKNIVDTYTMKNYYPNQHFYGVKRPYEPPFWVKISENLKNQFSTGVERVSQFTRPVIDPLVEATHKISQNLGLSKGKEAQNKIDTITSGTSILIPALGLVASGAALGIGAVAVGRYLDVDVLKRSSADDDDLEHKRALEAGKYLETFENEDPRSNEATPRTLYVLQNVPRDDKARNDVADAVEGDGVFLVLEEDKQDADRIENRESKQAVDEADYVETKRRRRSLDYLDVFTRDADARNLVRGKRFQRKGADSISEIVEIDLPAGSDRVDITEFLFPKKNKEKHLNENAILIVKDALKIPSESLQVDLLNQNGLANTAKVIGEVDGSQGATSIGEDKKRERNEGANDFYVLGRPEPSDNDKKTSGRRKRSAESDQELLNTLQNLENAEVSEIAHIEGDWANTPCAKRIFCDTMIERGSDASMFMEKKMASLLRLIQPGAAAQVSNHFEEVMNAVRRHDCSTFLCPQAKPNNVFL